Proteins encoded by one window of Nitrospiraceae bacterium:
- a CDS encoding multidrug efflux SMR transporter, which yields MAWTLLFVAGFFEIVWATALKFTDGFTRLWPSVGTVLAMGISMVCMSFALREIPMGTAYAIWTGIGAAGTVILGIVLFDEPRNAIRLLCILAIIGGIAGLKLSSPL from the coding sequence ATGGCATGGACCTTATTGTTTGTTGCGGGGTTTTTTGAAATTGTCTGGGCGACGGCCCTGAAGTTTACGGATGGGTTCACCCGTCTGTGGCCCAGTGTGGGGACGGTGTTGGCGATGGGAATTAGTATGGTGTGTATGTCCTTTGCTCTTCGGGAAATTCCCATGGGAACAGCTTACGCCATATGGACGGGAATTGGAGCGGCAGGAACGGTGATCTTGGGAATTGTCCTGTTCGATGAACCACGGAATGCCATTCGACTATTATGTATCCTGGCGATTATCGGTGGGATCGCAGGCTTGAAATTGTCCTCGCCTTTGTAA
- a CDS encoding 2OG-Fe(II) oxygenase codes for MDKVMDYVYVTNVIPPHVCESVLAEIRPQEWTKHSWYNYEDNQYSSQKDKELDVLSTNQKLQDTLGPFVFKALQEYMVKYGNQTDDRIKSFVRTFTPIRFNRYRTGTMMREHYDHIHSIFDGQRKGIPILTILGSLNDGYEGGDFWMTGLQKVSMRAGDIVLFPSNFMYPHEVKEVTKGERYTFVAWAF; via the coding sequence ATGGATAAAGTCATGGATTATGTGTATGTGACAAACGTCATACCTCCACACGTGTGCGAATCCGTGTTGGCGGAGATCCGGCCTCAGGAATGGACCAAACACTCCTGGTATAACTATGAAGACAATCAATATTCCTCCCAAAAAGACAAGGAATTAGATGTACTCAGCACAAACCAGAAGTTGCAAGATACCCTGGGACCGTTTGTCTTCAAGGCACTGCAGGAATACATGGTGAAGTATGGAAACCAAACAGATGACCGCATAAAAAGCTTTGTCAGGACATTCACGCCCATCCGGTTTAACCGGTATCGAACGGGCACCATGATGCGCGAACATTACGACCATATCCACTCCATCTTCGACGGACAGAGGAAAGGCATTCCCATCTTAACCATACTGGGATCCCTGAATGACGGCTACGAGGGAGGGGATTTCTGGATGACGGGCCTTCAGAAAGTCAGCATGCGCGCCGGAGATATTGTGCTCTTTCCGTCCAACTTCATGTATCCTCATGAAGTCAAAGAAGTAACCAAGGGCGAACGTTATACGTTTGTGGCCTGGGCCTTTTAA